The following proteins are co-located in the Pseudomonas fluorescens genome:
- the lexA gene encoding transcriptional repressor LexA: MYSMTTLTPRRTAILTFIRERIAQQGQPPSLAEIAEAFGFASRSVARKHVVALTEAGFIEVNPNQARGIRLLNQPARPEWLDVPVLGRVAAGLPIGADAEVHSRLQLDPGTFAKTPDYLLRVQGDSMIEDGILDGDLVGVRRSAEALNGQIVVARLDGEVTIKRFERHGEHVRLLPRNPAYQPIVVGPDQDLAIEGVFCGLVRQG; this comes from the coding sequence ATGTACTCCATGACGACTCTAACTCCCCGCCGCACTGCCATCCTGACCTTTATCCGCGAGCGTATCGCGCAACAAGGCCAGCCCCCCAGCCTCGCCGAGATCGCCGAGGCGTTTGGCTTCGCCTCGCGCAGTGTGGCTCGCAAGCATGTGGTGGCGCTGACCGAAGCCGGCTTCATTGAGGTCAACCCCAATCAGGCGCGTGGTATCCGTCTGCTCAACCAACCGGCACGCCCCGAATGGCTGGACGTCCCCGTCCTCGGCCGCGTCGCGGCAGGCTTGCCCATCGGCGCCGATGCTGAGGTGCACAGCCGTCTGCAACTCGACCCTGGCACCTTCGCGAAAACCCCTGACTACCTGCTGCGCGTGCAGGGCGACTCAATGATCGAAGACGGCATTCTCGATGGCGACCTGGTGGGCGTACGCCGCAGCGCCGAGGCCTTGAACGGACAAATCGTCGTGGCGCGCCTGGACGGCGAAGTCACCATCAAACGCTTCGAGCGTCACGGCGAGCATGTACGCCTGCTGCCACGCAACCCCGCGTATCAACCCATCGTGGTAGGCCCCGATCAGGACCTGGCCATTGAAGGGGTGTTCTGCGGCCTGGTGAGGCAAGGCTGA
- a CDS encoding error-prone DNA polymerase has product MAARLVCMSYAELHCLSNFSFQRGASSALELFERARRQGYSALAITDECTLSGIVRAWQAAKAVDLPLIIGSEMRIENGPKLVLLVENLTGYQHLCRLITVARRRAEKGRYRLLQEDFDQPLPGLLALWVAEDSDTQASIQWVRRTFAERLWLAVHLHCGQDDTRHLEQRLHLAASLQIPAVACGDVHMHARGRRALQDTMTAIRHHVSVAEAGTRLHPNGERHLRSLEALAALYPQALLDETLAIARRCTFDLSQLRYHYPRELVPEGHNAKSWLRAVTEEGIAQRWPQGVDAKTLQQINHELELISELGYESYFLTVHDIVRFARSRSILCQGRGSAANSAVCFALGITEINPSLMNMLFERFLSRERNEPPDIDVDFEHERREEVLQYVFQRYGRTRAALTAVVSCYHAAGAVRDVAKALGLPPDQINALAECCGRWSEDAPPLERLREGGFDPQSPILRRVLTLTQQLIGFPRHLSQHPGGFVISEYPLDTLVPVENAAMAERTIIQWDKDDLDAVGLLKVDILALGMLSAIRRCFDLLRRHRNLNLSLADIPKEDAATYAMISKADTIGVFQIESRAQMSMLPRLRPQTFYDLVIEVAIVRPGPIQGGMVHPYLRRRNKEEPTTYPSAQLKAVLERTLGVPLFQEQVMQIAMVAADYGPGEADQLRRSMAAWKRHGGLEPHQERLRTGMLKNGYSEAFAAQIFEQIKGFGSYGFPESHAASFALLTYASCWLKCHEPAAFACALINSWPMGFYSPDQILQDARRHRLQVRPVDVLASDWDCSLEPIDGQQPAIRMGLRMIAGFREEDGRRIEGARQHRAFSDIADLDARAGLDARAQALLADAGALRALAGNRHAARWEVAGVHKQLGLFACLPSPDEATVALPAPTVGEDLQADYATLGTTLGPHPLALLRDELRKRRCRSSVELMAVAHGRNVSVAGLVTGRQRPGTASGVTFVTLEDEFGNLNVVVWRDLAERQRQALVGSRLLKVDGRWEAVGEVRHLIAGRLTDLTALLEGINVRSRDFH; this is encoded by the coding sequence GTGGCTGCAAGGCTGGTTTGCATGAGCTACGCCGAGCTGCATTGCCTGTCCAATTTCAGTTTTCAGCGCGGCGCTTCGAGTGCGCTGGAGTTGTTCGAGCGCGCCAGGCGTCAGGGCTACAGCGCCCTGGCGATCACCGACGAATGCACCTTGTCGGGCATCGTGCGTGCCTGGCAGGCGGCGAAGGCGGTGGACTTGCCGTTGATCATCGGCAGCGAGATGCGCATCGAGAACGGCCCGAAACTGGTGTTGCTGGTGGAAAACCTGACCGGCTACCAGCACCTGTGCCGCTTGATTACCGTGGCTCGCCGCCGCGCCGAAAAAGGCCGCTATCGCCTGCTGCAAGAGGACTTCGATCAACCGCTGCCGGGCCTGCTGGCGCTGTGGGTGGCCGAAGACAGCGACACCCAGGCCTCGATCCAATGGGTGCGCCGCACCTTCGCCGAGCGCCTGTGGCTGGCGGTGCACCTGCACTGCGGCCAGGACGATACGCGCCATCTGGAGCAGCGCTTGCACCTGGCTGCCAGCCTGCAGATTCCGGCGGTGGCGTGCGGCGATGTGCACATGCATGCGCGTGGCCGCCGCGCCCTGCAAGACACCATGACCGCGATCCGGCATCACGTGTCGGTGGCCGAAGCCGGTACGCGTTTACACCCCAATGGCGAGCGGCATTTGCGCAGCCTGGAGGCCCTGGCCGCGTTGTACCCGCAAGCCTTGCTTGACGAGACCTTGGCCATCGCGCGTCGCTGCACCTTCGACTTGAGCCAGTTGCGCTACCACTACCCGCGCGAGCTGGTGCCCGAAGGGCATAACGCAAAATCCTGGTTGCGCGCCGTGACCGAAGAAGGCATCGCGCAGCGTTGGCCGCAGGGCGTCGATGCGAAGACCTTGCAGCAGATCAACCATGAACTGGAGTTGATCAGCGAGCTGGGCTACGAAAGCTATTTCCTCACGGTGCATGACATTGTGCGCTTCGCCCGCAGCCGCTCGATCCTGTGCCAGGGCCGGGGCTCGGCGGCCAACTCGGCGGTGTGTTTTGCCTTGGGTATCACCGAGATCAACCCAAGCCTGATGAACATGCTGTTCGAGCGCTTCCTGTCCAGGGAGCGCAACGAGCCGCCGGATATCGATGTCGATTTTGAACACGAACGCCGCGAAGAAGTGCTGCAGTACGTGTTCCAGCGCTACGGCCGCACCCGCGCGGCATTGACGGCGGTGGTCAGTTGTTACCACGCGGCCGGTGCGGTGCGCGATGTGGCCAAGGCCCTTGGCTTGCCGCCGGATCAGATCAATGCCCTGGCCGAGTGCTGCGGGCGCTGGAGCGAAGATGCGCCGCCCCTTGAACGCCTGCGTGAAGGTGGCTTCGACCCGCAAAGCCCGATCCTGCGCCGGGTGCTTACGCTGACCCAGCAATTGATCGGCTTCCCTCGGCACCTGTCCCAGCACCCCGGCGGTTTTGTGATTTCCGAATACCCGCTGGACACTCTGGTGCCGGTGGAAAACGCCGCCATGGCCGAGCGCACCATCATCCAGTGGGACAAGGACGACCTCGACGCCGTCGGCCTGCTCAAGGTGGATATCCTGGCGCTGGGCATGCTCAGCGCGATCCGCCGCTGCTTCGATTTGCTGCGTCGCCATCGCAACCTGAACCTGTCACTGGCGGACATCCCCAAGGAAGATGCCGCCACCTACGCGATGATCAGCAAGGCCGACACCATCGGCGTGTTCCAGATCGAGTCGCGGGCGCAGATGTCGATGTTGCCGAGGCTGCGCCCGCAAACCTTCTACGACCTGGTGATTGAGGTCGCCATCGTGCGGCCCGGGCCGATTCAGGGTGGCATGGTGCATCCGTATCTGCGTCGGCGAAACAAGGAAGAGCCCACGACCTATCCTTCTGCGCAGCTCAAGGCGGTGCTGGAGCGCACCTTGGGCGTGCCGCTGTTTCAGGAACAGGTGATGCAAATCGCCATGGTGGCCGCCGACTACGGCCCCGGCGAGGCCGACCAGTTGCGGCGCTCGATGGCCGCCTGGAAACGCCATGGCGGGCTTGAACCGCATCAGGAACGCCTGCGCACCGGCATGTTGAAAAACGGCTACAGCGAGGCCTTTGCCGCGCAGATCTTCGAGCAGATCAAAGGCTTTGGCAGCTATGGTTTTCCCGAGTCCCACGCGGCCAGTTTCGCCTTGTTGACCTATGCCAGTTGCTGGCTCAAATGCCATGAGCCGGCGGCCTTCGCCTGTGCGTTGATCAACAGCTGGCCCATGGGCTTCTACAGCCCGGACCAGATCCTGCAGGACGCGCGGCGCCATCGGTTGCAGGTGCGCCCGGTGGATGTGCTGGCCAGTGACTGGGATTGCAGCCTGGAGCCCATCGACGGCCAGCAACCGGCGATTCGCATGGGCTTGCGCATGATCGCGGGGTTTCGCGAAGAGGACGGGCGACGTATCGAAGGGGCGCGTCAACACCGGGCCTTCAGCGACATCGCCGACCTGGACGCGCGTGCCGGGCTGGATGCCCGGGCCCAAGCGTTGCTGGCCGATGCCGGTGCGTTGCGCGCGTTGGCCGGTAATCGACACGCCGCGCGCTGGGAGGTCGCCGGCGTGCACAAGCAACTCGGGCTGTTTGCCTGCCTGCCCAGTCCTGACGAGGCGACGGTGGCGCTGCCGGCCCCCACGGTCGGCGAAGACCTGCAGGCTGACTACGCTACACTCGGTACCACCCTTGGCCCGCACCCGTTGGCGTTGTTGCGCGATGAACTGCGTAAGCGGCGCTGTCGCAGCTCCGTGGAGTTGATGGCGGTGGCGCATGGGCGCAATGTCAGCGTTGCCGGCTTGGTCACCGGCCGGCAACGCCCAGGCACCGCCAGTGGCGTCACCTTTGTCACTCTGGAGGATGAGTTCGGCAACCTCAATGTGGTCGTCTGGCGCGACCTGGCTGAGCGTCAGCGTCAGGCCCTGGTCGGTTCGCGGCTGCTGAAAGTCGACGGGCGCTGGGAGGCGGTGGGCGAAGTACGGCACCTGATCGCCGGGCGTTTGACTGACCTGACAGCGTTGCTGGAAGGGATCAATGTGCGCAGTCGGGATTTTCACTAG
- a CDS encoding NUDIX domain-containing protein produces the protein MHSSPVRITAEETLSDNWYLLKKYTFDLRRRDGTWQAQTREVYDRGNGATILLYNRERRTVLLIRQFRMPTFVNDYPGYLIETAAGLLDNASPEERIRLEAEEETGYRVGHVEKIYSAFMSPGSVTERIHFFIGEYQPADQVGAGGGLEAEGEDIEVLERSFEQALAMVQSGEIVDGKTIMLLQYLELRMLKEGW, from the coding sequence ATGCACAGCAGCCCCGTTCGCATCACCGCCGAAGAGACCCTCTCGGACAACTGGTACCTTTTGAAAAAATACACGTTTGACTTGCGCCGCCGGGATGGCACTTGGCAAGCCCAGACCCGTGAAGTGTATGACCGAGGCAACGGGGCGACCATCCTGTTGTACAACCGTGAGCGGCGCACGGTGCTGCTGATTCGGCAGTTTCGCATGCCCACCTTCGTCAATGATTACCCGGGTTACTTGATCGAAACCGCTGCCGGTTTGCTGGACAACGCCAGCCCCGAAGAGCGCATTCGCCTGGAAGCCGAAGAAGAGACCGGCTACCGCGTGGGCCATGTGGAAAAGATCTATTCGGCGTTCATGAGTCCGGGGTCGGTGACCGAGCGGATTCACTTCTTTATCGGCGAATACCAGCCGGCGGATCAGGTGGGCGCGGGGGGTGGCCTGGAGGCGGAGGGCGAAGACATCGAGGTGCTGGAACGCAGCTTTGAACAGGCGCTGGCGATGGTGCAGAGCGGTGAGATTGTGGATGGCAAAACCATCATGTTGTTGCAGTACCTTGAATTGCGCATGTTGAAAGAAGGGTGGTGA
- a CDS encoding Y-family DNA polymerase, with the protein MRWVCIVFPQLALDGVQRLHPEPDQPLALLAGTPQRRVLQTVNDAARALGLRPGQSLTAAHALAKTFACAEYDPAEIERWQQFLAAWAYRFSSQVSVYYPRALLFEIESSLGLFGPWPQLEARLRQELTELGFRHRIVAAPNPAAARVLANIYDGLAVADDHALMQALAPLPVDRAGLDPQAATALSRMGLRTLAQVQALPRHTLARRFDAELLKHLDALSGQRPLALAFYQPPDRFDVRIELNFDVQSHQALLFPLRRLTGDLSAFLCGRDSGVQRFDLHLEHAQAPDSVIKVGLLSAEREPAMLFELARGRLEQVHVTAPVRGFRLVAQDLPVFVPQRQDLFDDRPQQTLPWAQLRERLRARLGDEAVQGLRFHADHRPECAWQAAADNRACPTLNKVQRPGWLLPEPTLLAEHGVQILMGPERIESGWWDGADIRRDYYLIQTRAGQQGWAYRTVGQSDGLWLQGWFA; encoded by the coding sequence ATGCGCTGGGTGTGTATTGTCTTCCCGCAATTGGCGCTGGACGGGGTGCAGCGTCTGCATCCCGAACCCGACCAACCGCTGGCGCTGCTGGCCGGTACGCCGCAGCGTCGTGTGTTGCAAACCGTCAATGACGCCGCGCGCGCCTTGGGGTTACGCCCCGGCCAATCCCTGACGGCGGCGCATGCCCTGGCCAAGACCTTTGCCTGCGCCGAATACGACCCCGCAGAGATCGAGCGTTGGCAGCAGTTTCTCGCGGCCTGGGCCTACCGTTTCAGTTCCCAGGTCAGCGTGTATTACCCGCGCGCCTTGCTGTTCGAGATCGAATCGAGCCTTGGTTTGTTCGGGCCGTGGCCGCAGCTTGAGGCGCGTTTGCGCCAGGAGCTGACCGAACTGGGGTTTCGCCACCGTATCGTCGCGGCGCCCAACCCGGCGGCGGCGCGGGTGCTGGCGAATATCTACGATGGTCTGGCCGTGGCCGATGATCACGCCTTGATGCAGGCGTTGGCGCCATTGCCTGTCGACCGCGCGGGCCTTGACCCGCAAGCCGCGACGGCTTTGTCGCGTATGGGCCTGCGTACGTTGGCCCAGGTGCAGGCGTTGCCTCGGCATACCCTGGCACGGCGCTTTGACGCGGAGTTGCTCAAGCACCTGGATGCGCTGAGCGGGCAGCGGCCGTTGGCCCTGGCGTTCTATCAGCCGCCGGATCGCTTCGATGTGCGCATCGAGTTGAATTTCGATGTGCAATCCCACCAGGCGCTGCTGTTCCCCTTGCGTCGTTTAACGGGCGACCTATCCGCCTTCCTGTGTGGGCGTGACAGCGGCGTGCAGCGCTTTGACCTGCACCTGGAACACGCCCAGGCGCCCGACAGCGTGATCAAGGTCGGCCTGCTCAGCGCCGAACGCGAACCGGCGATGCTGTTCGAGCTGGCCCGCGGGCGCCTGGAGCAGGTGCACGTCACCGCGCCGGTACGCGGCTTTCGTTTGGTGGCCCAGGACTTGCCGGTATTTGTGCCGCAACGCCAGGACCTGTTCGACGACCGCCCGCAACAGACCTTGCCCTGGGCGCAACTGCGCGAACGCCTGCGTGCGCGTCTGGGGGACGAGGCGGTGCAAGGCCTGCGCTTTCACGCCGACCACCGCCCTGAATGCGCCTGGCAAGCGGCCGCCGATAACCGCGCGTGCCCGACCTTGAACAAGGTGCAACGCCCCGGTTGGTTGTTGCCCGAACCGACCTTGCTGGCCGAGCACGGCGTACAGATTTTGATGGGCCCGGAACGCATCGAATCGGGCTGGTGGGATGGCGCCGATATCCGCCGCGACTATTACCTGATCCAGACCCGCGCCGGTCAGCAAGGCTGGGCCTACCGCACGGTGGGGCAAAGCGATGGGCTGTGGCTGCAAGGCTGGTTTGCATGA
- a CDS encoding alpha/beta fold hydrolase — MRWCALWCVLVAGSSQAGDTFYTWAEPVPSAPGTLLRSEALTPQQSLASAAQNLRILYTSTDGLDGTTPIAVSGALFVPKGTPPVGGWPLMAWAHGTVGSADRCAPSLNERSPRDTRYLNYWLDQGYAIVATDYQGLGTPGLHPYGLTRPLAYGVLDSIRAVGAADFNLSRRVVVFGQSQGGRAAFATAVSAKGYAPELDIVGVVATGTPYATAHAQGQSPELENARRSVVPTFAYNLLRLSTASLLDPAFVPADYLAEQALPAFKASQEECLHAIEQRVVAHGLTFNNSFKRSPKAALDRVNRASAYPSLKTDIPLFLGTGGKDRDVFVPGQKALVRDACKVGDRVEWHFYPELDHSATVNGSLGDSSGFVRRAFAGAVIGGNCGR, encoded by the coding sequence ATGCGCTGGTGTGCATTGTGGTGTGTACTGGTGGCGGGCAGTAGCCAGGCCGGCGATACGTTCTACACCTGGGCCGAGCCTGTGCCGTCTGCACCGGGCACACTGTTGCGCAGCGAAGCACTCACACCGCAGCAAAGCCTCGCCTCGGCCGCGCAGAACCTGCGGATTTTGTACACCTCCACTGATGGGCTCGACGGCACCACACCCATTGCGGTGTCCGGTGCGCTGTTCGTGCCCAAGGGCACACCGCCAGTGGGTGGCTGGCCGCTGATGGCCTGGGCCCATGGCACGGTCGGCAGTGCTGACCGTTGTGCACCGTCGCTTAACGAGCGCAGCCCACGGGATACGCGCTACCTCAATTATTGGCTCGACCAGGGCTACGCGATTGTGGCCACCGATTATCAGGGGTTGGGCACGCCGGGCCTGCACCCTTACGGGCTCACTCGGCCGCTGGCCTATGGTGTGCTGGACAGTATTCGTGCCGTCGGTGCCGCGGATTTCAACCTGTCCAGGCGCGTGGTGGTATTCGGGCAGTCCCAGGGCGGCCGGGCGGCGTTTGCCACGGCGGTATCGGCCAAAGGCTATGCGCCGGAGCTGGATATTGTGGGCGTGGTGGCGACGGGGACACCGTATGCCACCGCGCATGCGCAAGGCCAAAGCCCGGAGCTTGAAAATGCCCGCCGCTCGGTGGTGCCCACGTTTGCCTATAACCTCTTGCGGCTGAGCACGGCCAGTTTGCTGGACCCCGCCTTTGTGCCGGCCGATTACTTGGCCGAGCAGGCGCTGCCAGCGTTCAAAGCCAGTCAGGAGGAGTGTCTGCATGCCATCGAGCAGCGGGTGGTGGCGCACGGGTTGACCTTTAACAACAGCTTCAAGCGGTCACCCAAGGCGGCGCTGGATCGGGTCAATCGGGCGTCGGCTTATCCCTCGTTGAAAACCGACATTCCGCTGTTTTTGGGGACCGGCGGCAAGGACCGCGATGTGTTTGTGCCGGGGCAGAAGGCGTTGGTGCGGGATGCGTGCAAGGTTGGGGACCGGGTTGAATGGCATTTTTATCCGGAGCTGGATCACTCCGCGACTGTTAATGGGTCTTTGGGCGATTCGAGCGGGTTTGTTCGGCGCGCGTTTGCGGGGGCGGTGATTGGCGGCAATTGTGGGCGCTGA
- the imuA gene encoding translesion DNA synthesis-associated protein ImuA → MGAVVALDSLFNGGRVWKGRPAAPAASVHPTGLAALDAVLPSGGWPESALSEILIAKEGVGELQLVLPTLARLSAAGERIVLVAPPYTPYPHAWQNAGVDLRQLSVIQADERDALWAVEQCLRSGSCGAVLCWPRKADDRALRRLQVAAETGQTLAFAWRSLNEAVNASPAALRLAVEARPAQVRVLKCRGGLAHPAPIALAGH, encoded by the coding sequence ATGGGCGCCGTCGTTGCCCTGGACTCGCTGTTCAATGGCGGCCGAGTCTGGAAGGGCCGGCCTGCCGCACCAGCGGCCAGCGTGCATCCCACAGGGCTTGCGGCGCTGGATGCGGTGCTGCCCAGCGGCGGCTGGCCAGAGTCGGCCTTGAGTGAAATCCTGATCGCCAAGGAGGGCGTTGGCGAACTGCAATTGGTACTGCCGACTCTGGCGCGGTTGTCGGCGGCAGGCGAGCGCATTGTGCTGGTGGCACCGCCCTATACTCCGTACCCTCACGCCTGGCAGAACGCCGGGGTGGATTTGCGTCAGCTCTCGGTGATCCAGGCCGACGAACGCGATGCCTTGTGGGCGGTGGAGCAGTGCCTGCGTTCGGGCAGTTGCGGCGCGGTGTTGTGCTGGCCGCGCAAGGCCGATGACCGGGCCTTGCGCCGCTTGCAGGTGGCGGCGGAAACCGGACAGACCCTGGCGTTTGCCTGGCGATCCTTGAATGAGGCGGTCAACGCTTCGCCCGCCGCCTTGCGCCTGGCGGTCGAAGCCAGGCCGGCCCAGGTGCGCGTGCTCAAGTGCCGTGGTGGGCTGGCCCATCCGGCGCCGATTGCCCTGGCGGGGCACTGA